In Halorussus limi, a genomic segment contains:
- a CDS encoding enoyl-CoA hydratase/isomerase family protein, whose product MELAEDDGVRTVTFDRPEVMNAFTTDTAEELAEVIADTDADEYDALVLTGEGGAFSAGGDIESMAEREETTEEAYERVTETFGRVVEEALSAKVPIVAKVNGDAVGAGLAITAVSDFAYAAESATFSCAFVRVGLIPDTGGSFLLPHLVGLRTAKRLAFTGEFFGADEAAELGLVNETVPEDELDEAVADLLDTLRERPTRTIGLAKRAIHENLGRGWRDGLDYENHVQSLAYDTPEHEEGVAAFLEGRDPEFE is encoded by the coding sequence ATGGAACTCGCCGAGGACGACGGCGTCCGCACCGTCACGTTCGACCGGCCCGAAGTCATGAACGCCTTCACCACCGACACCGCCGAGGAGTTGGCCGAGGTCATCGCCGACACCGACGCCGACGAGTACGACGCGCTGGTCCTCACCGGAGAGGGCGGCGCGTTCAGCGCGGGCGGGGACATCGAGTCGATGGCCGAACGCGAGGAGACCACCGAGGAGGCCTACGAGCGCGTCACCGAGACCTTCGGCAGAGTGGTCGAGGAGGCCCTCTCCGCGAAGGTCCCCATCGTCGCCAAGGTGAACGGCGACGCCGTGGGCGCGGGACTGGCGATTACCGCGGTCAGCGACTTCGCTTACGCCGCGGAGTCCGCGACCTTCAGTTGCGCGTTCGTCCGCGTCGGCCTGATTCCCGACACCGGCGGGTCGTTCCTCCTCCCCCACCTCGTCGGCCTCCGGACCGCCAAGCGCCTCGCGTTCACCGGCGAGTTCTTCGGGGCCGACGAGGCCGCCGAGTTGGGACTCGTCAACGAGACGGTTCCCGAGGACGAACTGGACGAGGCCGTCGCTGACCTGCTCGACACGCTCCGCGAGCGCCCGACGAGGACCATCGGTCTCGCCAAGCGCGCCATCCACGAGAATCTGGGCCGGGGCTGGCGGGACGGACTCGACTACGAGAACCACGTCCAGTCGCTGGCCTACGACACGCCCGAACACGAGGAGGGCGTCGCGGCGTTCCTCGAAGGTCGGGACCCCGAGTTCGAGTGA
- a CDS encoding amidohydrolase family protein — translation MPKLDVVADHPDENPIVDTHCHQPTEEFLHDAGGLMMEDAAEKFGSSIETDTYDNLIEEYHEVGIGKTVLLGWDAETNTGNPPVPNDYVAEVRDEYDDFFVGFASVDPLKDDCVEEAERAVKDLDLSGFKFQQIAQGFDPSDPEHEELFSTIEDLGVPVVFHGGNSTLGAGAPGGRGLKIKYGNPMLIDDVAAEHPDLQILIAHPAFPWEKEQLAICQQKGNVYMDLSGWMPRYIDEQVLHYAKTLLKDKVMFGTDYPMIEPAPWLDQFEELDFPEEVQRKILWENAEEFLGL, via the coding sequence ATGCCGAAACTCGACGTAGTGGCCGACCACCCCGACGAGAACCCCATCGTCGACACCCACTGCCACCAACCGACAGAGGAGTTCCTCCACGACGCCGGCGGCCTGATGATGGAGGACGCCGCGGAGAAGTTCGGGTCGTCCATCGAGACCGACACCTACGACAATCTCATCGAGGAGTACCACGAGGTCGGCATCGGGAAGACCGTTCTGCTCGGATGGGACGCCGAGACCAACACCGGCAACCCGCCCGTGCCGAACGACTACGTGGCCGAGGTCCGCGACGAGTACGACGACTTCTTCGTCGGGTTCGCCAGCGTGGACCCCCTGAAGGACGACTGCGTCGAGGAGGCCGAACGCGCGGTGAAGGACCTCGACCTCTCGGGGTTCAAGTTCCAACAGATAGCGCAGGGATTCGACCCGAGCGACCCCGAACACGAGGAACTGTTTTCGACCATCGAGGACCTCGGCGTCCCGGTGGTCTTCCACGGGGGCAACTCCACGCTCGGCGCGGGCGCGCCCGGCGGCCGCGGCCTGAAAATCAAGTACGGGAACCCGATGCTGATAGACGACGTGGCCGCCGAGCATCCCGACCTCCAGATTCTCATCGCCCACCCCGCGTTCCCGTGGGAGAAAGAGCAACTCGCCATCTGCCAGCAGAAGGGCAACGTCTACATGGACCTCTCGGGGTGGATGCCCCGCTACATCGACGAGCAGGTCCTCCACTACGCCAAGACCCTCCTGAAGGACAAGGTGATGTTCGGTACGGACTACCCGATGATAGAACCGGCCCCGTGGCTCGACCAGTTCGAGGAGTTGGACTTCCCCGAGGAGGTCCAGCGAAAGATTCTCTGGGAGAACGCCGAGGAGTTCCTCGGACTGTAG
- a CDS encoding MaoC/PaaZ C-terminal domain-containing protein, translating to MPYSYTPHHFEDFEEGQTFESVGRTVTEYDFVMHSAFAGDWTELHTNKEYAEGEEFGERVAHGPMTFVLATGFVYRTGILERTVLAFLGMNYMDIPNPVRMDDTISLDMEVVETKEISSRDDAGLVVIDTTMTNQEDTVVFEGDMKFLIKKE from the coding sequence ATGCCGTACAGCTACACGCCCCACCACTTCGAGGACTTCGAGGAGGGACAGACCTTCGAGAGCGTCGGCCGGACCGTCACCGAGTACGACTTCGTGATGCACTCGGCGTTCGCGGGCGACTGGACCGAACTCCACACCAACAAGGAGTACGCCGAGGGCGAGGAGTTCGGCGAGCGCGTGGCCCACGGCCCGATGACGTTCGTGCTGGCGACCGGATTCGTCTACCGGACCGGCATCTTGGAGCGGACCGTGCTGGCCTTCCTCGGGATGAACTACATGGACATCCCGAACCCGGTCCGCATGGACGACACCATCAGCCTCGACATGGAAGTCGTCGAGACGAAGGAGATTTCGAGTCGCGACGACGCGGGCCTCGTCGTCATCGACACGACGATGACCAATCAGGAGGACACCGTGGTGTTCGAGGGCGACATGAAGTTCCTCATCAAGAAGGAGTAG
- the paaI gene encoding hydroxyphenylacetyl-CoA thioesterase PaaI — protein sequence MADIPDERRERIASDPFCRKLGVELADLGPGTATTELTVTDDLLNFHGTPHGGAVYSLADAAFAAASNAEGDAALALETNVSYFEAVEVGENLTAEAERVHERGRTAAYRVAVTDEAGDEIAAFRGRVYLPGE from the coding sequence ATGGCCGACATCCCCGACGAGCGCCGCGAACGAATCGCGTCGGACCCGTTCTGCCGGAAGTTGGGCGTCGAACTCGCCGACCTCGGTCCGGGCACCGCGACCACCGAACTCACCGTCACCGACGACCTGCTGAACTTCCACGGAACGCCCCACGGCGGGGCCGTCTACTCGCTGGCGGACGCCGCGTTCGCGGCCGCGTCGAACGCCGAGGGCGACGCGGCGCTGGCGCTGGAGACCAACGTTTCCTACTTCGAGGCGGTCGAGGTCGGCGAGAACTTGACCGCCGAGGCGGAACGCGTCCACGAACGCGGCCGGACCGCCGCCTACCGCGTCGCCGTCACCGACGAGGCCGGCGACGAAATCGCGGCGTTCCGCGGTCGGGTGTACCTGCCCGGCGAGTAG
- a CDS encoding PAS domain S-box protein, giving the protein MSSSGITLAETLTVLETTGAPGAPVTASEVAEALGCERQTARDRLDELAERGDAETREVGGSVRVWWTTDRQRRDRDLERYEAIVRTVNDGIYVKDEGNRFTLVNETYAEMLGYAPDELVGRDSSFLVSEEVMNAAEELYSDLRTGDRRTETIEASLETADGETVETEASFALIPLDEEGEEYERVGVVRDVTERKERERRLERQNKRLESFASMLAHELRNPVTIGQIYGKRLPADEAPEAVEYVTEAFDRIEDMIDVLLVLARGRDAVGESEPVALADVAREAWEQVSAPEATLEIATDRVVSADETYVRHLFENLLENAVEHGSTGSRPEADDAAEHGSASPRPSDEDAGLTVTVGDVPNGFYVADDGVGIPPEDRETVFEAGYTTAELEGGTGVGLTFVAELVETYEWECAVTESEAGGARFEFTGVALHSDE; this is encoded by the coding sequence ATGAGTTCTTCTGGAATCACGCTCGCCGAAACGCTCACCGTGCTAGAGACGACGGGAGCGCCGGGCGCTCCCGTCACGGCGAGCGAAGTTGCAGAAGCACTCGGCTGTGAGCGCCAGACGGCGCGCGACCGACTCGACGAACTCGCGGAACGCGGCGACGCCGAGACCCGGGAGGTCGGCGGGAGCGTTCGCGTCTGGTGGACGACCGACCGCCAGCGCCGGGACCGCGACCTCGAACGGTACGAGGCCATCGTCCGGACCGTCAACGACGGCATCTACGTCAAAGACGAGGGGAACCGATTCACGCTGGTCAACGAGACGTACGCGGAGATGCTCGGCTACGCGCCCGACGAACTCGTCGGGCGCGACTCCTCGTTTCTCGTCAGCGAGGAGGTGATGAACGCCGCCGAGGAACTGTACAGCGACCTCCGGACCGGCGACCGCCGGACCGAGACCATCGAAGCGTCGCTGGAGACCGCGGACGGCGAGACCGTCGAGACCGAGGCGAGTTTCGCGCTGATTCCGCTGGACGAGGAGGGCGAGGAGTACGAGCGAGTCGGCGTCGTCCGGGACGTCACCGAACGCAAGGAGCGCGAGCGCCGCCTCGAACGACAGAACAAGCGACTCGAATCGTTCGCGAGCATGCTCGCCCACGAACTCCGCAATCCCGTCACCATCGGCCAGATATACGGGAAACGGCTTCCGGCCGACGAAGCGCCGGAGGCGGTCGAGTACGTCACCGAGGCGTTCGACCGCATCGAGGACATGATAGACGTGCTGTTGGTGCTGGCGCGGGGCCGCGATGCGGTCGGCGAGTCGGAACCGGTCGCGCTCGCCGACGTGGCCCGCGAGGCGTGGGAGCAAGTGAGCGCGCCGGAGGCGACGCTGGAGATAGCGACCGACCGGGTCGTATCCGCGGACGAGACGTACGTCCGGCACCTCTTCGAGAACCTGCTCGAAAACGCGGTCGAACACGGTTCGACAGGCAGTCGGCCGGAGGCCGACGACGCCGCGGAGCATGGCTCCGCGAGCCCTCGTCCTTCGGACGAGGACGCCGGCCTCACGGTCACGGTCGGCGACGTCCCGAACGGGTTCTACGTCGCCGACGACGGCGTCGGCATCCCGCCTGAAGACCGAGAGACGGTGTTCGAGGCCGGGTACACCACCGCGGAGTTGGAGGGCGGAACCGGAGTGGGACTGACGTTCGTCGCCGAACTGGTCGAGACGTACGAGTGGGAGTGTGCGGTGACCGAGAGCGAGGCGGGCGGAGCGCGGTTCGAGTTCACGGGCGTCGCACTCCACTCCGACGAGTAG
- the paaK gene encoding phenylacetate--CoA ligase PaaK, with the protein MVYNDVETTPREELRDLQSERLAETVEYAYENVDFYREALDDAGVSPDDIEGVEDISDLPFTTKEDFRDEYPDGLFAVEHGEVRRIHASSGTTGKPKIVSYTDEDLATWREVMARSLYAAGVRPEQVVQNAYGYGLFTGGLGFHDGVEELGACVIPTGGGNTARQLDMLQDLESDVLACTPSYCLYLAEAAEERGIDPTDLPLETVVIGAEPFTDPMRDEIEAALDVTAVDVYGLSEIIGPGVSIECEEVQNGLHVWEDHFFPEVVDPRTGEPLPEGEEGELVLTTLTKEALPVLRYRTGDMTSLTYEECDCGRTVARMDNVTGRTDDLIIVRGVNVYPSQIEEVMVDVENVAPHYRIDLYRRGNLDRMELTVEYHEEYGGTHEELERRIREKLEETLEVKPDEIEVVGPGVVDRTEVGKVKRVFDHRGEDE; encoded by the coding sequence ATGGTCTACAACGACGTGGAGACCACCCCCCGCGAGGAGTTGCGCGACTTACAGAGCGAACGACTCGCCGAGACCGTCGAGTACGCCTACGAGAACGTCGATTTCTACCGCGAGGCGCTCGACGACGCGGGCGTCTCGCCCGACGACATCGAGGGCGTGGAGGACATCTCCGACCTCCCGTTCACGACGAAGGAGGACTTCCGCGACGAGTACCCCGACGGACTGTTCGCGGTCGAACACGGGGAGGTGCGCCGGATTCACGCCTCCTCCGGGACCACGGGCAAGCCGAAAATCGTGAGTTACACCGACGAGGACCTCGCTACTTGGCGCGAGGTGATGGCCCGGTCGCTGTACGCGGCCGGCGTTCGCCCCGAACAGGTCGTCCAGAACGCCTACGGCTACGGCCTGTTCACCGGGGGCTTGGGTTTCCACGACGGCGTCGAGGAGTTGGGGGCCTGCGTCATCCCGACCGGCGGGGGCAACACCGCGCGCCAGTTGGACATGCTTCAGGACCTCGAAAGCGACGTGCTGGCCTGCACGCCCTCCTACTGCCTCTACCTCGCGGAGGCCGCCGAGGAGCGGGGCATCGACCCGACGGACCTTCCGCTGGAGACAGTGGTCATCGGAGCGGAACCGTTCACCGACCCGATGCGCGACGAGATAGAGGCGGCCCTCGACGTGACCGCGGTGGACGTGTACGGTCTCTCGGAGATAATCGGGCCGGGCGTCTCCATCGAGTGCGAGGAGGTCCAGAACGGGCTTCACGTCTGGGAGGACCACTTCTTCCCCGAGGTCGTGGACCCACGGACCGGCGAACCCCTGCCCGAGGGCGAGGAGGGCGAACTCGTCCTCACGACCCTCACGAAGGAGGCCCTGCCGGTCCTCCGCTACCGGACCGGCGACATGACCTCGCTGACCTACGAGGAGTGCGACTGCGGCCGGACCGTCGCCCGCATGGACAACGTGACCGGCCGCACGGACGACCTCATCATCGTCCGCGGGGTGAACGTCTACCCGAGCCAAATCGAGGAGGTCATGGTGGACGTCGAGAACGTGGCACCGCACTACCGCATCGACCTCTACCGGCGCGGAAATCTCGACCGCATGGAACTCACCGTCGAGTACCACGAGGAGTACGGGGGCACCCACGAGGAGTTGGAACGCCGGATTCGGGAGAAGTTAGAGGAGACGCTGGAGGTCAAGCCCGACGAAATCGAGGTCGTCGGGCCGGGCGTCGTGGACCGGACAGAGGTCGGGAAGGTCAAGCGCGTCTTCGACCACCGCGGCGAGGACGAGTAG
- a CDS encoding YeiH family protein: protein MASARPSLPALLPGLGLLVVLAVVARGLAAVAPVPALLAAVLVGGVLANTVGVSARFAPGVATYTLWLEVGIVLMGVRVSLDALLDAGPTLLVTVVGVVGFTLVVAEALARGFDLQRRLGSLVAAGASVCGVSAVVAVAGAIRADEDHVAYATSTILVFDAVTLFAYPALGQFLGLPDRTFGIWAGLTMFSTGPVTAAGFAYSEVAGQWATVAKLTRNVLLGGLVVAYSLAYAGSDGDAASGATLLRNLWDGFPKFVLGFLALVVLASAGVFTDAQLARIEWAYRSAFLVAFAGLGTSVALRDLRATGVRPLVVLALTLGVVSAVTLVVVRLVF, encoded by the coding sequence ATGGCGTCCGCTCGCCCTTCGCTTCCGGCCCTGCTTCCCGGTCTCGGTCTCCTCGTCGTTCTCGCGGTGGTCGCCCGCGGTCTCGCGGCGGTCGCACCGGTCCCCGCGCTACTGGCCGCGGTGCTGGTCGGCGGCGTCCTCGCCAACACCGTCGGCGTCTCGGCCCGCTTCGCGCCCGGCGTCGCGACCTATACGCTCTGGCTCGAGGTCGGCATCGTCCTGATGGGCGTCCGCGTCTCGCTGGACGCCCTCCTCGACGCCGGCCCGACGCTGCTCGTCACGGTGGTCGGCGTCGTCGGCTTCACCCTCGTCGTCGCGGAGGCGCTCGCGCGGGGGTTCGACCTCCAGCGGCGACTCGGGTCGCTGGTGGCGGCGGGCGCGAGCGTCTGCGGCGTCTCGGCCGTCGTCGCCGTGGCGGGGGCCATCCGGGCCGACGAGGACCACGTCGCCTACGCGACCAGCACGATTCTGGTCTTCGACGCGGTGACGCTGTTCGCGTACCCCGCGCTCGGACAGTTCCTCGGCCTCCCGGACCGCACGTTCGGCATCTGGGCGGGGCTGACGATGTTCAGCACCGGCCCGGTCACGGCGGCCGGGTTCGCCTACTCCGAAGTCGCGGGCCAGTGGGCCACCGTGGCGAAACTGACCCGGAACGTCCTGCTCGGCGGCCTCGTCGTGGCGTACTCGCTCGCCTACGCCGGGTCCGACGGCGACGCCGCGTCCGGCGCGACCCTCCTCAGGAACCTCTGGGACGGCTTCCCGAAATTCGTCCTCGGGTTCCTCGCGCTGGTCGTCCTCGCCAGCGCGGGCGTCTTCACCGACGCCCAACTCGCCCGCATCGAGTGGGCCTACCGGTCGGCGTTCCTCGTGGCGTTCGCGGGCCTCGGCACGAGCGTCGCGCTCCGCGACCTGCGAGCCACCGGAGTTCGACCGCTGGTGGTCCTCGCACTCACGCTCGGCGTCGTGAGCGCGGTCACGCTAGTCGTCGTCCGACTCGTCTTCTGA
- a CDS encoding thiolase domain-containing protein, with amino-acid sequence MRDAYIVGAAQTDFGSFPDESYRSLFASAFEAARESVPAGVDPDDVDEAFVGTLGVGGRQLGLSGPAATEHVGLHGIPTTRVENACAASGYAVRQAVQAVRSGMADVVLAGGVEIMTDTSSDATKYWLGVSGETEWERLSGTTFAGVYAQMADAHMAEYGTTSEQLSHVAVKNHRNGAKNPHAQLGFECSLEDAESAQTVADPLTLYHCCPTTDGAAVALIASEEVVAEYTDDPIRVAGVGAASDAVGLFQRDSYTGIEASQRAAETAYERAGIGPDDLDFAEVHDCFSIAEILAYEDLGFCEPGEGGELVESGATALDGELPVNTSGGLKSKGHPIGATGAGQVAEAFKQLSGDAGNRQVEGATRGLTHNVGGSGGAAVVHVLEREARSASEGTSGPSPREREREVAE; translated from the coding sequence ATGCGAGACGCCTACATCGTCGGCGCGGCCCAGACCGACTTCGGGTCGTTCCCCGACGAAAGCTACCGGTCGCTGTTCGCCAGCGCGTTCGAGGCGGCCCGCGAGTCGGTGCCCGCGGGCGTAGACCCCGACGACGTGGACGAGGCGTTCGTCGGCACGCTCGGAGTCGGGGGTCGCCAGTTGGGTCTCTCGGGTCCCGCCGCAACCGAACACGTCGGTCTCCACGGCATCCCGACCACGCGAGTCGAGAACGCCTGCGCCGCCTCCGGATACGCTGTCCGGCAGGCCGTGCAGGCCGTCCGCTCGGGGATGGCCGACGTGGTGCTGGCGGGCGGGGTCGAAATCATGACCGACACGTCCAGCGACGCCACCAAGTACTGGCTCGGCGTCTCGGGCGAGACCGAGTGGGAACGGCTCTCCGGGACGACGTTCGCGGGCGTCTACGCCCAGATGGCCGACGCGCACATGGCCGAGTACGGCACGACGAGCGAGCAACTCTCGCACGTCGCGGTCAAGAACCACCGGAACGGCGCGAAGAACCCCCACGCGCAACTGGGCTTCGAGTGTTCGCTGGAGGACGCCGAATCGGCCCAGACCGTGGCCGACCCGCTGACGCTCTATCACTGCTGTCCGACGACCGACGGGGCCGCGGTCGCCCTGATTGCCAGCGAGGAGGTCGTCGCGGAGTACACCGACGACCCGATTCGGGTCGCGGGCGTCGGCGCCGCGAGCGACGCGGTGGGCCTGTTCCAGCGCGACAGTTACACCGGCATCGAGGCCTCCCAGCGCGCGGCCGAGACCGCCTACGAACGGGCGGGAATCGGTCCCGACGACCTCGACTTCGCGGAGGTCCACGACTGCTTCTCCATCGCCGAGATTCTGGCTTACGAGGATTTGGGCTTCTGCGAACCCGGCGAAGGGGGCGAACTCGTCGAGTCCGGCGCGACCGCGCTCGACGGCGAGTTACCGGTGAACACCTCTGGCGGCCTCAAGTCGAAGGGCCACCCCATCGGCGCGACCGGCGCGGGACAGGTCGCGGAGGCGTTCAAACAGCTATCCGGCGACGCCGGGAATCGGCAGGTCGAGGGCGCGACCCGCGGCCTGACGCACAACGTCGGCGGCAGCGGCGGGGCCGCGGTGGTTCACGTACTGGAGCGCGAGGCGCGAAGCGCCTCGGAAGGAACGAGCGGGCCGAGCCCGCGGGAGAGAGAACGGGAGGTGGCAGAATGA
- a CDS encoding OB-fold domain-containing protein: MTGQRQPRIEAVGAYAPRFRVSAEAFEEAWGQFHAPGVTEKAVPDADEDALTMAYEAAARALDAADRDGDEVAFLAFASTTPPLAEEDLTARLGGMVGVPADATRHVFTGSTRAGTRALDAALSAGPWSSEPSGEDASPDASGESVGLVVAADCPRGDPDSDEDHAAGAGAAAFVLSESGDAAVRRRAEYAEEFPGTRFRRAGSETVEGLGATGYERQAFTDTLAGAVEQLDVDGSEIDAAAVQTPNGKMPYRAAGALGVDSEAIQRCATVHELGDTGAASVPLGLARALADGEAGDASKRSSGEERSDDPRDDGGEARVLAASFGSGAGADALLVETGASGDDGDGVAASLALDDGEQVTYAEYLRKRGELTSGPPEGGGAYVSVPSWKRTLDQRHRLVAGKCPECGGLNFPPEGACNDCKTLVDEYDEVKLTGEGTVEAATVISQGGAPPEFAEQQAQSGDFGVAVVALDGPDGGSASVPAQVVAADPADVAIGDRVGTTMRRIYTQEGVTRYGFKVRPQGTT; the protein is encoded by the coding sequence ATGACGGGTCAGCGACAGCCCAGAATCGAGGCGGTCGGAGCCTACGCGCCCCGATTCCGGGTCTCGGCCGAGGCGTTCGAGGAGGCGTGGGGTCAGTTCCACGCGCCGGGAGTGACCGAGAAGGCGGTCCCCGACGCCGACGAGGACGCGCTGACGATGGCCTACGAGGCCGCCGCGCGGGCGCTCGACGCCGCCGACCGCGACGGCGACGAGGTGGCGTTCCTCGCGTTCGCGTCCACGACGCCGCCGCTGGCCGAGGAGGACCTGACCGCCCGACTCGGCGGGATGGTCGGGGTCCCGGCCGACGCGACCCGCCACGTCTTCACCGGAAGCACGCGGGCCGGGACGCGGGCGCTCGACGCCGCGCTGTCGGCCGGGCCGTGGAGTAGCGAGCCGTCCGGTGAAGACGCTTCGCCGGACGCTTCCGGCGAGAGCGTCGGTCTCGTCGTCGCCGCGGACTGCCCGCGGGGCGACCCCGACAGCGACGAGGACCACGCCGCCGGAGCGGGCGCGGCCGCGTTCGTGCTGTCGGAATCGGGCGACGCGGCGGTCCGCCGGCGCGCCGAGTACGCCGAGGAGTTCCCCGGCACGCGGTTCCGGCGCGCGGGGTCCGAGACGGTCGAGGGTCTCGGCGCGACGGGGTACGAGCGGCAGGCGTTCACCGACACGCTGGCGGGGGCGGTCGAGCAGTTAGATGTAGACGGAAGCGAAATCGACGCCGCGGCGGTGCAGACCCCGAACGGCAAGATGCCCTACCGGGCGGCGGGTGCGCTCGGGGTCGATTCCGAGGCGATTCAGCGGTGCGCGACGGTCCACGAGTTGGGCGACACCGGGGCCGCGAGCGTTCCGCTCGGACTCGCACGGGCGCTGGCCGACGGCGAGGCGGGCGACGCCTCGAAACGGTCGAGCGGCGAGGAACGAAGCGACGACCCGCGAGACGACGGCGGCGAGGCGAGAGTACTCGCGGCGTCGTTCGGGAGCGGCGCCGGTGCCGACGCCCTTCTGGTCGAGACCGGCGCGAGTGGCGACGACGGCGACGGCGTCGCCGCCTCGCTCGCGCTAGACGACGGCGAGCAAGTAACCTACGCCGAGTACCTCCGCAAGCGCGGCGAGTTGACCTCCGGCCCGCCCGAGGGCGGCGGGGCGTACGTCAGCGTGCCGTCGTGGAAGCGCACGCTCGACCAGCGCCACCGACTGGTCGCCGGGAAGTGCCCGGAGTGCGGCGGCCTCAACTTCCCGCCCGAGGGCGCCTGCAACGACTGCAAGACGCTCGTGGACGAGTACGACGAAGTGAAACTGACCGGCGAGGGCACCGTCGAGGCCGCGACGGTCATCTCGCAGGGCGGCGCGCCGCCGGAGTTCGCCGAGCAGCAGGCCCAGTCGGGCGATTTCGGCGTGGCGGTCGTGGCGCTCGACGGTCCCGACGGCGGGTCCGCGAGCGTGCCGGCGCAGGTCGTGGCCGCGGACCCGGCGGACGTGGCCATCGGGGACCGCGTGGGGACGACGATGCGGCGCATCTACACGCAGGAGGGCGTGACGCGGTACGGGTTCAAAGTTCGCCCGCAGGGAACGACGTGA
- a CDS encoding 3-hydroxyacyl-CoA dehydrogenase family protein codes for MQVAVLGAGTMGHGIAQVSAMAGHSVTIRDVEQDLVDEGISSIESNLQGGVERDKVSGDEKAATLSRISGTTDLAEAVSDADLVVEAVPEDVDLKKQTFEDVEAEVADDTVIASNTSSLPVTEIVSALERPGRGIGLHFFNPVHIMQLVEVVVGEQTSDETVAFATDFVEDVGKTAIQVRDTAGFASSRLGVALGVEAMRMVEEGVASPRDIDRSMELGYNHPMGPIELGDVVGLDVRLDILEHLREELGERFRPPQILRRKVRAGNLGKKTGEGFYVWEDGEIVGTSGEWGDDE; via the coding sequence CTGCAAGTCGCCGTTTTGGGAGCCGGGACGATGGGCCACGGCATCGCCCAAGTCTCGGCGATGGCCGGGCACAGCGTGACGATTCGGGACGTCGAGCAGGACCTCGTGGACGAGGGCATCTCGTCCATCGAGTCGAACCTACAGGGCGGCGTCGAGCGCGACAAGGTGTCGGGAGACGAGAAGGCCGCGACGCTCTCGCGCATCTCTGGGACGACCGACCTCGCCGAGGCCGTCTCGGACGCCGACCTCGTGGTCGAGGCGGTCCCCGAGGACGTGGACCTGAAGAAACAGACCTTCGAGGACGTGGAGGCCGAAGTCGCGGACGACACCGTCATCGCCTCGAACACCTCGTCGCTCCCCGTGACCGAAATCGTCTCGGCGCTGGAGCGTCCCGGCCGGGGAATCGGTCTGCACTTCTTCAACCCGGTCCACATCATGCAGTTGGTCGAGGTGGTGGTCGGCGAGCAGACCAGCGACGAGACCGTCGCGTTCGCCACCGACTTCGTGGAGGACGTCGGCAAGACAGCCATCCAAGTGCGCGACACCGCGGGGTTCGCCTCCTCGCGTCTCGGCGTCGCCCTCGGCGTCGAGGCCATGCGCATGGTCGAGGAGGGCGTCGCGAGTCCCCGCGACATCGACCGGTCGATGGAACTGGGCTACAACCACCCGATGGGACCGATAGAACTGGGCGACGTGGTGGGACTCGACGTGCGCCTCGACATCCTCGAACACCTCCGCGAGGAGTTGGGCGAGCGGTTCCGCCCGCCCCAGATTCTGCGCCGGAAGGTCCGGGCCGGGAACCTCGGCAAGAAGACCGGCGAGGGGTTCTACGTCTGGGAGGACGGCGAAATCGTGGGCACCAGCGGCGAGTGGGGTGACGACGAATGA